Proteins encoded in a region of the Neodiprion lecontei isolate iyNeoLeco1 chromosome 5, iyNeoLeco1.1, whole genome shotgun sequence genome:
- the LOC107220355 gene encoding COP9 signalosome complex subunit 2 isoform X3, whose amino-acid sequence MSDGEDDFMCEEEEDYGLEYSEDSNSEPDVDLENQYYNSKALKEDDPKAALQSFQKVLDLEGGDKGEWGFKALKQMIKINFKLLNYKEMMTRYKQLLTYIKSAVTRNHSEKSINSILDYISTSKNMELLQDFYETTLDALKDAKNDRLWFKTNTKLGKLYFDRSDFNKLAKILKQLHQSCQVGITDDGEDDLKKGTQLLEIYALEIQMYTAQKNNKKLKALYEQSLHIKSAIPHPLIMGVIRECGGKMHLREGEFERAHTDFFEAFKNYDESGSPRRTTCLKYLVLANMLMKSGINPFDSQEAKPYKNDPEILAMTNLVVSYQNNDINQFESILKQNRNNIMDDPFIREHIEDLLRNIRTQVLIKLIKPYTRIHIPFISKELNIDVSEVESLLVSCILDSTVRGRIDQVNQVLELDKKSVCGARYTALDKWTNQLQSLHVAVANRMS is encoded by the exons ATGTCGGATGGTGAGGACGACTTCATGtgcgaagaggaagaagattATGGCTTG gaatATTCAGAGGATTCCAACTCTGAGCCCGATGTAGACTTGGAAAATCAATATTACAACAGTAAAGCACTCAAGGAAGATGATCCTAAGGCGGCGTTGCAAAGCTTTCAGAAGGTACTGGACCTGGAAGGTGGCGATAAAGGAGAATGGGGATTCAAGGCGCTCAAACAAATGATTAAAATCAACTTCAAACTG TTGAACTACAAGGAAATGATGACTCGATACAAGCAGCTCTTAACGTATATTAAAAGTGCAGTAACGAGAAAtcattcagaaaaatcaatcaacTCGATTCTGGATTATATCAGCACTTCAAAAAAC ATGGAATTATTGCAAGACTTTTACGAGACAACTCTAGACGCACTAAAAGATGCGAAAAATGACAGGCTCTGGTTCAAAACGAACACAAAACTTGGGAAGCTATATTTCGATCGATCAGATTTTAACAAATTGGCAAAAATACTGAAACAGCTTCATCAGAGTTGTCAGGTAGgtatt ACCGATGACGGAGAGGATGATCTCAAAAAAGGTACACAATTACTCGAAATTTACGCTCTCGAAATCCAAATGTATACGGCacagaaaaataacaaaaaactcAAAGCTCTATATGAACAAAGTCTCCACATCAAAAGTGCCATTCCGCATCCGCTCATCATGGGAGTAATCAGag AATGCGGGGGTAAAATGCACCTCAGAGAAGGAGAATTCGAGCGGGCTCATACGGATTTCTTCGAAGCGTTTAAAAACTACGACGAATCTGGTTCCCCGAGGCGTACGACGTGTTTGAAGTATCTGGTTTTGGCTAACAT GTTGATGAAGTCTGGTATAAATCCGTTCGACTCTCAAGAGGCAAAACCCTACAAAAACGACCCAGAAATACTCGCAATGACTAATCTGGTCGTCAGTTATCAAAACAATGACATCAACCAATTTGAGTCCATTCTAAAGCAAAATAGAAACAACATAATGGACGATCCCTTCATTCGCGAACACATTGAAGACCTTCTGCGCAATATTAGAACCCAG GTGCTTATTAAGCTTATCAAACCGTATACAAGAATCCACATACCCTTCATCAGTAAAGAATTGAATATCGACGTTTCCGAGGTCGAGAGTCTGCTGGTTTCTTGTATTTTAGATAGCACAGTACGCGGTCGCATTGATCAG gtgAACCAAGTCCTCGAATTAGATAAAAAATCCGTCTGCGGCGCGCGTTATACCGCTCTAGACAAATGGACGAATCAATTACAATCATTGCACGTAGCCGTCGCTAATAGAATGTCGTAA
- the LOC107220355 gene encoding COP9 signalosome complex subunit 2 isoform X4: MSDGEDDFMCEEEEDYGLEYSEDSNSEPDVDLENQYYNSKALKEDDPKAALQSFQKVLDLEGGDKGEWGFKALKQMIKINFKLLNYKEMMTRYKQLLTYIKSAVTRNHSEKSINSILDYISTSKNMELLQDFYETTLDALKDAKNDRLWFKTNTKLGKLYFDRSDFNKLAKILKQLHQSCQTDDGEDDLKKGTQLLEIYALEIQMYTAQKNNKKLKALYEQSLHIKSAIPHPLIMGVIRECGGKMHLREGEFERAHTDFFEAFKNYDESGSPRRTTCLKYLVLANMLMKSGINPFDSQEAKPYKNDPEILAMTNLVVSYQNNDINQFESILKQNRNNIMDDPFIREHIEDLLRNIRTQVLIKLIKPYTRIHIPFISKELNIDVSEVESLLVSCILDSTVRGRIDQVNQVLELDKKSVCGARYTALDKWTNQLQSLHVAVANRMS, translated from the exons ATGTCGGATGGTGAGGACGACTTCATGtgcgaagaggaagaagattATGGCTTG gaatATTCAGAGGATTCCAACTCTGAGCCCGATGTAGACTTGGAAAATCAATATTACAACAGTAAAGCACTCAAGGAAGATGATCCTAAGGCGGCGTTGCAAAGCTTTCAGAAGGTACTGGACCTGGAAGGTGGCGATAAAGGAGAATGGGGATTCAAGGCGCTCAAACAAATGATTAAAATCAACTTCAAACTG TTGAACTACAAGGAAATGATGACTCGATACAAGCAGCTCTTAACGTATATTAAAAGTGCAGTAACGAGAAAtcattcagaaaaatcaatcaacTCGATTCTGGATTATATCAGCACTTCAAAAAAC ATGGAATTATTGCAAGACTTTTACGAGACAACTCTAGACGCACTAAAAGATGCGAAAAATGACAGGCTCTGGTTCAAAACGAACACAAAACTTGGGAAGCTATATTTCGATCGATCAGATTTTAACAAATTGGCAAAAATACTGAAACAGCTTCATCAGAGTTGTCAG ACCGATGACGGAGAGGATGATCTCAAAAAAGGTACACAATTACTCGAAATTTACGCTCTCGAAATCCAAATGTATACGGCacagaaaaataacaaaaaactcAAAGCTCTATATGAACAAAGTCTCCACATCAAAAGTGCCATTCCGCATCCGCTCATCATGGGAGTAATCAGag AATGCGGGGGTAAAATGCACCTCAGAGAAGGAGAATTCGAGCGGGCTCATACGGATTTCTTCGAAGCGTTTAAAAACTACGACGAATCTGGTTCCCCGAGGCGTACGACGTGTTTGAAGTATCTGGTTTTGGCTAACAT GTTGATGAAGTCTGGTATAAATCCGTTCGACTCTCAAGAGGCAAAACCCTACAAAAACGACCCAGAAATACTCGCAATGACTAATCTGGTCGTCAGTTATCAAAACAATGACATCAACCAATTTGAGTCCATTCTAAAGCAAAATAGAAACAACATAATGGACGATCCCTTCATTCGCGAACACATTGAAGACCTTCTGCGCAATATTAGAACCCAG GTGCTTATTAAGCTTATCAAACCGTATACAAGAATCCACATACCCTTCATCAGTAAAGAATTGAATATCGACGTTTCCGAGGTCGAGAGTCTGCTGGTTTCTTGTATTTTAGATAGCACAGTACGCGGTCGCATTGATCAG gtgAACCAAGTCCTCGAATTAGATAAAAAATCCGTCTGCGGCGCGCGTTATACCGCTCTAGACAAATGGACGAATCAATTACAATCATTGCACGTAGCCGTCGCTAATAGAATGTCGTAA